The DNA segment CAAAATACAGGTTGAAGTAAGAGTATTCTTACTTCCATCGCATCCCGTAGTACGTATTTTCTTGCCCAAATCTTCTTGAACCTAGACCACTTATTTGTGTCTTCCAAAGTATTCCGGTGAGCTTGATGTATAATCTCTTTCCTTTAGTGAGTAAGTACACATGTATTTTCCAAATCTATTCCTTGACCTGTGTAAAATATTTGCTCCTTAAAATGAACCATGCTATCTTCTtccaataaaatattttctttttgataGATCTCAGTATATCTTTGACTTCTTTCTTGATCTTGAAAATAATCTCTTTCCATAATATAGATTATACTATACgcataatttattttctttccataAAGAATATATTCTTCCTTGGCCTTGTAGTATCTCTTCCATATAGTATCTTCCTTCCACAAAATAATAATCTTCTCCATGATTTTAGCAACTTTCCTTTCAAGATATTGAAAAACTTTCCTTCCATATTGTAGTAAGCCATTCAATATTTGAAATTTgactttcaaatattattcctTCTATGACGCTTGGAGATTAAATCTCTAAAAATAATCTTCCTTGATAAATTCATCACATTATATTCTCTTTCCCATATTTGTTTGGATCTTTACCAGTATTTTTTTCCTGTGCAAAAATAAGATTACCACAAGTAAATGTTTTTTGAttaatactccatccgtttcaatttatgtgaacctattttctttttagtccgtgcaaaaaagaatgacatatttccttaattggaaataatttacctttctgcaatgatttatagccacacaaatatatgtgcctcattttagacaacaagttcaaaagtcttctctcttttattAAAttctgtgcccagtcaaatgggttcatataaattgaaactaaGGAAGTAATAATTATATTGGTTTGTTATCTTCAAAATTAATATGTGAAATTTTGAAGCTAATACTGTGTTGACTATGGACTCTGTAGAATATGGAAAATCTGTCATCCCTATATATAATTTCAAATAGATGACTTTGGATTCCTAGTCTCTAGACTCTTCAGTTTTCTATTTTCAATCGACAGCAATGATGGAGTCATGGTCCATGTACCATTATCCCACTATTCATGTTTTTGAATCTAAGTTTACTTCAATTTTGAAACAAAAAAATTGCAAGTGAAGATTGGGATTTAGTTATTGCCCttattctctttctttctttttattctcCCCCATAattattacaaaaagaaaaagaactacaGGTTATAAATAAGGTCACTCTAATGTTCTAAATTTTACACCTACACCAGACCCTGTCATTGACCTaatagaaagggaaaagaaaataaaagaagaattttttttgtGTTACGATCCAATTTCATGGCACGTATTGTCCCCTTTGGATCTTAGCTCATGCGAATTTGTCTTTTTAGGCTATGCCTCCTAAAAGTACGCGTACCATGTAAACTTAACTCATGACTTATATAGCTATACACTTTTCTAAGGTTGTactatttgagtaattttgtcaTTATTTAAACCTTTTTGGTCAAATATTATTCCTCCCGTTTCAAAaaaagttttttatttttgtcaaaaCTATGAAACTTCAACATGaggataattttaaattatagttAAAAGTTAAAGGATAATATAGACCTTTTTCTCTAAGAATAAATATAGACAATTGAGTATAAATGAACCAAATCGTGTACGGCTAGTGGCAAATTGTTGTCATTGAAAAAACTTCAAAACCAAAGAGGAGGGCAGCTCAGTGCACAAAATATTTTGTATTCACGCAGAGTTCGAGGAAGAATCGTATTTTAAgaggtgtgatgtagacaactaatcataatataataattaatgaCCGCTAACACCACTCGAATATATAACCTATAAATAACACGGAACTGTCCATCATCTGTAGGTCACACCAAAGATGAGAAAAGGCAAAAAAGAAGAATGGTGGTTATAAGTAATGATGCCTATAATCATAACAATGAGACATATTGCATCAGTGGTCCTGCCTTTGTGATCTTATATACTACACGAATAATCCAAAAAACCAAACAAATCTACTGAACAAGAAAGTTCAACTTCCAGTAAAACTACTTTAATATCCACAACTAACTTTCCACTATCTCTGCACCaacaaaatacataaaaaaattacaataaaaaatcAACTAAAAAGGGTTTTTTTTCACCCTCATTATGACTCTAAATGAATAGGTAAAACTGCATTTTTAGATCCTTTTCCATGTCCAAATGAAAAAAATGACCTTTTAACTTTGCTACTGCTTCCTTCTGAGGAACTAACATCAATTACTTGCCTTTGCTGTTGTATAATCTCTTGAACTGCTATGTAAAGTTGTCGATCCGTTGCTGAATCCATTGAAAATGATCTCCTTATAGGCTGAATTGCAAATTCATCATCTTTCTTTCTAATGTTAATGCATTCATCTCCCATGCTTGTAATATGGCTGAACTTTTTACCTTTTCTTGTTGAAACTTTTATTGGTTCTGTTTTTCTTTGAGATGGACTAATCGAAAAATGCCCTGTAAATTCCCCTGAATTCAATCTTTCTTGATTTCTAACTAATGATGGATTTGTAGAAATTGGATTAGTGTTTGATATTTCTATAACAACATAATCTTCATGTctgaaattttcaagatttggATCTTGAGGAGTGGAACTTGGAGCAATAATTGGATCCAAAGGGAACAAATTTGTAGTAGTTGATGAGATGCTATTTCTGCAAAGTGGGCAATTTGCATTGTTTTGAAgccacacatcaatacaatcAATGTGGAAAATATGTGCACAATTTGGTATAATCCTTAGCTTCTCATTTTCTTGAAACTCATTTAAACAAACAGCACATTCACAAGTAGTTGTAGTACTCTCCCCTAATGCACCatctttttcttcccttttcttgtACTTAAAAAGGGGGATTGATCGAATCACAGATTCGTCTAGTCCCCGATTTTCCACCCCTGGTGAGTAAACCATTAAAGGGTCTTCAACACGTCGATTTCTAGAGAACGAAAATCGCCTCAGAAGATCAATCCTATGCCAATTCAAGCAGCATTTGATCACAAAAATGTAGTAGCTAACTAGTAAAATACCAGTAGCCAAGATACCAATAACAGCAACTGCTATAATAGGAAAGCCAGTATGATGTGAAGAAGAATGTAAAGGTGAACCAAAGATTGAAGCAGAAGTTGGAGGACTTTTCATGTGTGAATTAGATTCAATGTATTTTAGTCTCAACAGATCCATAAGATAGTTTTTTCTGTTAAGACAAACGAGGGACAAGTGGTTATGTTTGGATCTTGAATGCACATGAACATGTTATGGAAGGTAAAGAGAAAAATGTTAAAAAAATTTGAAGGAACATAAGTTGAAGTTCCTATGAGAAAAGGGTAAAAGTATGAGAAAAAAGAGCACATCAAATGAAAGAGTGAACATATTTATAAGAAAGAGTTTGGGGTTGTATCTCAAGGTTtaaataattctttttatttttttgttaaagaaaaagaggagaaaaagtaTGACTTTTGAGGTACGTAGTTGGTGAATGCTGTCTCTTTGCCTTCAATAAGAAAACTACAGTtggcaaaaaaatattttaaagccTTTTATTCTTCTGAAGAGATCCTAAATAACTGTAAAATTATTTTCGTATGACCTAAAGATTATCAGTTCAAATCGTGAAAGCAGACAGTAAGTGTTTTAGTAGATTGTATACATCACATCCCTTGGCATATGATCCTTCGGACCCTGCAGCTGCTTGCCGTGTACATCATAAATCTTCTAAACTTTTGGTATAGGTTCAAAACTATTGAATGCaatttattttcatatatttttttattggtTATGATTTGTGGTGTAAACTTAACAGTGTGGAATGGGTTATTTTCTTAtgtggagggggggggggttgtaAGGTGGCAACCGACCACCGTCCAAGACTCTATGACTGGTGTGATGTGATTTTTATATTGGTTTTAAACACTTGATCTGGTGGTCCATACTAATTCAGTAGTTGCATACCTACAGTTCAAGGAACTATGATTAATTGGCTAGTATTTTATTTGTTAAATGACTAAGTTATGCACGTTGATCGACAGTGTAATATTTTTTTTACGTTATCAATGTATTATCATTCTAACTAGATTAGAAATTGATGCATATTATAAAAATTTACAATGTCAGTGCATTAAATTCCAATTAGCTACCTTTTATTTCTCTTCACAATATAGCGGGAAAAACTGAGAAAAAAAAAGTAGTACAGTAGAAAGGAGATATGCAGAGTATTTCACATTTATGAATCTTTAGGTAGCCAAGGCAttaggtaaccttttcccacattTTTTCACATTTATGAATCTTTGAGTAGACTTTCAGAAAGAATAGCAATGACTCGAACCAGTTAGAAGACTAAAAAAGTTTGCTATTCGTTTTAATAGTTGATGTTgacataaaaaatatatacttCTTGAATTCCGATACTAGGTTATTGATTGAAGAATGACTTAGATATTAATTAGGTTTGCAGCCATTAAGAATAGAAAGTTTGTAGCTTCTGTATTTAAAGAATaagattactttttttttttgctatacTAATTTATAGATAAATTGATGTTTAAAATTGTTTGGTAACCTAAAAGAACTTAAGTGTTTACAAGTTATCATCAAAACAGCTCAATAGATTCACAACAAACACTTTACTATTTTCTATGATGACAAACAAATTAGGTAGAATGTTATAGAAATCAACTAAAGATGAAATGCCCAAGTAagtgttgaggttttatttttaagatgtaatattcttaaaatgaggatgaatgggaaatggagagaaaatgaaattttgagtaaaattttaagtttccccctcttaacaataagacattgtcccatattggaagtggaagacatttttggtgggtatatatatgattgctcttcttgtagctcttaaagagttaagaagaaagcaagcctcgcgccgtcgtcgtcgctcgctcggctcggcttcggcttcggcttcggcttcggcttcggcttcggaggATTCggatattaacgtaagattatccgtatttataacggatattttccaatccgtgtattgataattggcagccggataatggtcttcccaccatgaagtgcttgctccacacaccatgaagtgcttgctccacaaacactTAACActtaatgcttgctccaccatgaagggtggacgttttggtcttgcactccttcttggttGCTATATAAATGAGCAGCAATGTTGAAGGAAAAAACAAGAACTCAACACATACAATtagctatacattgcattccttcctctcagcatttccattcGATTTTCTGAGTATCtcctcctttgttctgcattgtttttaaacttcaaacaaagcaactgtaagtgtgatttgctaccgaactttgtgttcgccgaaacactggggtttgaagtaccgctacaccagtgtgttattcgttctatcctgggaggaaataatccattaccttgggtactaggaggggattaaattccttaaggaaacactgtgaattcagtgggctcgaattcattattattgtttcattacgttaacttatattttgcagaattaatatttacaaatacaggaatattgaccgggaataacagtAAGATGCCACTTCCCTTTGAAGACAAATCTTCATTTACACACAAAGGGTGGATAAATATAGGAAAACATGATGAAGTTTTGGTTGGAATTTCTTGCCTTTCTTGTGGTTCCAAATTACTAGATTCTACCTAGCTATCTTTGAAAAAAAATCCATTTACAAAATAATTTATCTATTATAAGATTTgcttactcttttttttttttttgatatacCTATAATATCTCATAGATTCGAACCGTGGAAACACCACTAATGTTTGTATTAGGATAGACTGTCTATATCACATCTTAAGGTATGACCCTTTTTCAAATCCTACATAAATACATGATACTTTGTGCATCGAGCTGTAATTATGACTGAGATAGTCAAAAGTAGAATTTATGATACTCTTGTAAGTGATTGCTCTCAAAAGGTTAAAGCTTTTGATAAGCTAATCCATTCTTAATGATAAGGGATAACAATAGTTCTCAATTGCACATGCAAGCCACagttgaaaaaaataattagtcACTAACCACCCAAACGTGGGGTTGGGGGCATCTCCAATCTTGTATTCACATCAAATAATTATGATATTCTGGCCCCTACCCTTAAATCCAAATTTGAAATCTTGCAAAAAGCTTTAGCCAAGAAAGTTATACATACATATTTAGGACGATGACTTTAATTAAATTGGGACCCAATCCAAGAACCCCAGAAAGCAATTGTCAAGAAAAAGGTAGATATCACACACAAAAAGTCAAATCTGTAATAGCAAACAAAAAGGAGAGGGAGAGGGAAGAAAAGGGAATCCTAGAAAGTGTTTAGAGGTATATATAATAGGAAAAAAAATTCATACTCGATATTTTTAtacaaaatcaaataatttttatcatgATTAAGTAATAAATTAAAGTGAAAGTATATTAATTAATCTTAATTAAgtgataaaaatatatttaaactaCATATGTCATGTTATTATTGATTTAGTATTAACGTAGTATatcaatactttttttttttttttcataaaatgGCCCCTTCTAAAACTTATAAAAACTTTTTTGGGCAAAGATTATTTAAGCTCGCTGTCCAAACTATTTATATTCAATGGACAGAAATGTTTATTGATACTCATTTCATCAAGTATAATAGAGTGTTCAAATGAGAAACTTGTAAGTTCAtggtatatttttgtatataacatataaaaatgaatatatatacaaaaatatatatatttcgacTATTATTTTCAGAGCAGGGCAGGTATACAATATTATTTTCCCCCAACTTTCTTGCTGAGTGGTTATAGAAAGACAAGCCACTTAGGTAAGAAAAGTAAGAGTTTTTAATGCATGGCTTATTGGTCACTCAGTCAAAGAGTGATGCCCGCGGCTGCTAAGAAATTTCTGACTTTTCCTTattaaaaactaataattattttcaaagatTTTATAAAAGATATTGTCCGATAAAATCAACATAAATCAAACAATGAAAAGCCTAAAGTAACGGTCTTTCTCCAAAATAAtcatttagctttttctttttaaataaaaaagaaacataATATGCTTATTTGGTTGAATAAAAGTATTTCCATttcgaccaaaaaaaaaaagaaaaagaaagggatTTTATTAAATGGAATCTTTGAATATTTGACACTATTAATTTGGAACTCGAGATGGCTGAGATTGCAGACTCGTTTTCCCACATTGTTGACTCTCTtacttttgaaaatttgaattgaGCATAAATCAGAACATTCTGCTATGTTTCTGAGAATTATTAGCCATCTAAATATATTAGTGCATATGTCAAATATTCAGTATAATCAAAATATAATGTGCAAAACAAAATACTTTTAACTCTTGTGTATTCCATTTCCGTCGTTTGtcttataataaaatattttcatgtcACCAACTGCAAAGTGTTAGGACTAAAACGACCTAAAGATATTTTTAACATGGTGTGATATTATTTGTTTTGGGCCAAGCTTACATGGTGAAACTTTGTTCGCACACCCAATATTTTCAactaccaatgtgggactttgttcGCACATCCAACAATCTCCCCCTCGAACTAAGTTCTACGTGGCTCACTGCTACGATTCACGGGTCTCTTTTCGTGATTCACTGTGTGCCACCCACATTGTTAGAGTAGTATGGCAATCGAAGCCTGCAACTAGCTTCTTCTTGTGTGTGTACCATCCTGCACCATCACTTTGCTATCTCAATACTCGTTCTGTCAAACCtgggctctgataccagttgttagaCTAAAACGACCCAAAAATActcttaacatggtgtgatattgtcAGCTTTGGGTCAAGCCCATACGATTTCTCTAAAGACCCACACATTAATAGATCTCTACACCTTATTGTAAGTTCTCAATCTTTCCAACTACCAATATGAGATTTTGTTCGCACACCCAACAATAGATGCTAacgaaaaatacaaataattaatgaaaCAATCTTTAAGCTAAACCTTATTATGTTGATAAATGATAGGAGTAGTAATATACAAGACTTGATAAAATGTCAACGAATATGAAAGATATAtgtagagaaaaaaaaaatgctaACTTGTGGAAAATTTCAATGCAAGCATTCTAAAAGGCTATTGAAGAAGAATTCAATTAATTAAACATTGTACCAAAAGGAATCTTTTGTTTCTCccaattcttttttaaaattaaacaactaAATCTTGGCCTTCAAGTTAGTTGACTAGCAGCAGAACTCGATGCTCTTGTGCTACCTGACTTGTAGCATTGACTGTTCACCAACACATGCATCAATTAATTAGCTAAAGTAATTATATTGTAAGACAATAATTGCATGTAAATGTTTTACGAAATAGTGATTACAtaataaatacacaacaacatAACGAACGTATCCATTTATTTTTGCAAGGAGCAATCATTTTTTGGTTTTAGATCCGGTGGTTGGTATACGCATGGGAGTTTCCGCTACTTTACACAAATAGTCGGCTGAATTTACTATTTAAGAATTATTCCGATCATTAGCGTTTGTCTTCATGATTTTGATCCAATTTTATACCAAATATTGGTCATCTCAAACCGATCGGATAACAATTTTCAACAGAAAAAACTaatatcttaaataaaaaaaTGTGTTTATTCCTTTCAATTTCTGttaaatttgataaaaatagataaaTATGAAACCTTGAATAAAAAACACTCAAGAAAAAACCTCCATTTCAATGCTCAAAACCTGTAACTAcatgaatttttttgaaattaaAGTAGGAGTCGATGATTcaatttcaaaaaagaaataaaaataaaaaaaataataattgaaaaACAGATATGCAAACTGAGTCCCCTCATTTTAATGCATAGTTTACAAGTAGTATTTGCATCTGAATTTCATTACAATAAATTCATTCAGAAGGAgacaacaaaataataaataattatggCTAAATATATTCCATCAATTTTTTAGTTAAACCATAGagaaagtgtaacgacccgaccggtcgttttgagcatttacgctccttttaactatttgaagtcttgaataactttctacgagatattatgacttgtgtgaattgtcggttttggttttaaggtatttcggagttagcttggaagaatgaatttcatgttggaagcttaagttaaaaatgttgaccggatgttgatttatgtgtaacgacctcggagaaattttgctaaggaaattaagtttTGGTGGTGTCGAGGTAGATTAATTATTGcaaagattatagaaatttctcggctcggactttttgggttgaacaatgcaccgaagtGAAAAGAAAAATTTTGTCGGAGATTGGTCATTTAtacgaccactatgcggtcgcagaatcactctgcgtaccgcataatggtcgcaaagtggaacAGGAGGAGggcaagatttgagaaaaatctgcggtgcactatgcgaccgtagATGTCACGACCAAAACTAACCcctgccgtgatggcgcctatcgtgaaactaggcaagccgactcatttccaaaacaaaatgatatttttatttcaaagataatttcaaggttatttaacataaaacctccatttaaagagttcaaatcaaagaaaaatagaagtgcgaaaaagaaaagcccgacatcggggcgtcactagtcatgagcatatactacaatctgtctaaaaatatcaaggctaactcagcctggaaaatagctaaatacaactagaggaagataagagggagaagagcaggggctgcgatcgccaaacagctaccttgctatctccaaaaaaatctgcaaccagaacactcaataaccgctaccgtatccagcaacacctggatctgcacacaagg comes from the Nicotiana tabacum cultivar K326 chromosome 14, ASM71507v2, whole genome shotgun sequence genome and includes:
- the LOC107785127 gene encoding RING-H2 finger protein ATL16-like; the protein is MDLLRLKYIESNSHMKSPPTSASIFGSPLHSSSHHTGFPIIAVAVIGILATGILLVSYYIFVIKCCLNWHRIDLLRRFSFSRNRRVEDPLMVYSPGVENRGLDESVIRSIPLFKYKKREEKDGALGESTTTTCECAVCLNEFQENEKLRIIPNCAHIFHIDCIDVWLQNNANCPLCRNSISSTTTNLFPLDPIIAPSSTPQDPNLENFRHEDYVVIEISNTNPISTNPSLVRNQERLNSGEFTGHFSISPSQRKTEPIKVSTRKGKKFSHITSMGDECINIRKKDDEFAIQPIRRSFSMDSATDRQLYIAVQEIIQQQRQVIDVSSSEGSSSKVKRSFFSFGHGKGSKNAVLPIHLES